One Branchiostoma lanceolatum isolate klBraLanc5 chromosome 18, klBraLanc5.hap2, whole genome shotgun sequence DNA window includes the following coding sequences:
- the LOC136424298 gene encoding potassium voltage-gated channel protein Shal-like, whose product MMAAFIPHQGRRVSRLPSIVGRYSPIRRPFCPTTEQRKVAGDERLVFNVSGHKFEVWRGALDAHPDTLLGRFDDREKFFNPDTKEYVLSTTPEMFKYILRFYTNGVLHFPKSDDIHFHTYLEEIEFFEIDPDEHMSHCCFEDYIDRKIQWDIAHRPRMVFVPETLREKLWQMVESPTANISAQVFFYITCFFISLSVTATVLETLACEEVGKIGDPFVIAKARNCRHIFFCIESACVVLFTAEYIIRLYASPNRPLYARSFMSVVDLVSIFPFYVGLCISEESNVQAIFDTLRVFRVFRVFKLCRSSPGMIMLAKTLKISASNLSSLCFALSMICLVFTTIMYYMEKTHNPEKFSSIPAVFWFTVITMTTVGYGDTTPTGFIGKVLTGAWSIICVVILSFPLTILVDTFTAIRESAKARKEKMKQSPEEETDESDDDDESL is encoded by the coding sequence ATGATGGCAGCATTCATACCGCACCAGGGCAGGCGTGTCAGTAGACTACCCTCTATTGTAGGGAGATACTCTCCCATCAGGAGGCCGTTCTGCCCCACCACTGAGCAGAGAAAAGTCGCCGGAGACGAGCGGCTCGTCTTTAACGTCAGCGGACACAAGTTCGAGGTCTGGCGGGGCGCCTTGGACGCCCACCCGGACACTCTTCTCGGGAGATTCGATGACCGGGAGAAATTCTTCAATCCGGACACGAAAGAGTACGTCTTGTCGACGACGCCGGAGATGTTCAAATACATCCTGAGGTTCTACACAAACGGGGTGCTACATTTCCCAAAGTCGGACGATATCCACTTCCACACGTACTTGGAGGAGATTGAGTTTTTCGAGATCGACCCGGATGAACATATGAGTCACTGTTGTTTCGAGGATTACATAGATAGGAAGATACAATGGGACATCGCGCATCGCCCCAGGATGGTGTTCGTCCCGGAAACTCTCAGGGAAAAACTGTGGCAAATGGTTGAGAGTCCCACGGCGAACATCTCTGCCCAAGTGTTCTTCTACATCACGTGTTTCTTCATTTCCTTGTCTGTGACAGCCACGGTGTTGGAGACGTTAGCGTGCGAGGAGGTCGGAAAAATCGGAGACCCGTTCGTCATAGCGAAGGCGCGGAATTGCAGACACATCTTCTTTTGTATAGAAAGCGCCTGTGTAGTGTTATTTACTGCGGAATATATAATTAGGTTGTACGCTTCGCCGAACAGACCGCTGTACGCACGGAGCTTTATGAGCGTTGTAGACTTGGTCTCCATTTTCCCCTTCTATGTAGGGCTGTGCATAAGCGAGGAGAGCAACGTGCAAGCGATATTCGACACTCTAAGAGTGTTTCGCGTCTTCAGGGTGTTTAAGCTCTGCCGGTCGTCCCCAGGAATGATTATGTTGGCGAAGACGCTGAAAATCAGCGCGAGCAATTTGAGCTCGCTCTGTTTCGCCCTCAGCATGATCTGCCTAGTATTTACCACTATAATGTACTACATGGAAAAGACCCACAATCCAGAGAAGTTCAGCAGCATCCCCGCCGTGTTCTGGTTCACCGTTATCACCATGACAACGGTGGGGTACGGCGACACCACGCCCACAGGGTTCATCGGAAAGGTTCTAACAGGGGCGTGGTCGATCATCTGTGTCGTCATACTGTCCTTTCCCTTGACTATACTCGTAGATACGTTTACGGCGATTAGGGAAAGTGCCAAAGCGAGGAAAGAGAAAATGAAGCAATCACCCGAAGAAGAGACTGACGAGTCCGACGATGATGACGAGTCATTGTGA